The Etheostoma spectabile isolate EspeVRDwgs_2016 chromosome 1, UIUC_Espe_1.0, whole genome shotgun sequence genome has a segment encoding these proteins:
- the sppl2a gene encoding signal peptide peptidase-like 2A isoform X1: MEIAVRIIILSVISLASQINCQEAILHISNGSTDREYCIVHNHSWTPLSETLDAALQYPLVNMTSTVLCNSSGVSPDVVKGKALVVMRGDCDFSQKALVAQSLGATTLLIASSKLLITPSANESEYAKIHIPLALMRYRDLLEAQQVFGEVMQVKLYAPPHSKIDASIAIMLLIAIVTVALGGYWSGACERDRLKGVGAGGGGGESKADSGELFLYSPLKVVFFVALMCGMLVLMYFFYNVLVYVIIVIFCLASASALFSCLDAVMEKLGCGTGSFSIRNCNLSVRSLILAAVCISIAVVWGVYRNEDRWIWILQDLLGIAFCLNFMKTISLSNFKICVILLSLLLVYDVFFVFITPFFTKNGVSIMVQVALGPDASGEKTQGNMVEVPAEPQAPSEKLPVVMRVPRFSAWAQNLCGMQFSILGYGDIIVPGLLVAYCSRFDVWINSSKKIYFVSCCIAYLLGMIVTFAVMLLSGMGQPALLYLVPFTLITSAVVAGCRGEMRQFWAGTTYEVLDSSREPLLPEGRTDCSVGGERC; this comes from the exons ATAAACTGCCAAGAGGCGATTTTGCACATTTCAAATGGAAGTACAGATAGGGAGTACTGCATTGTCCACAATCACTCCTGGACGCCCCTGTCAGAAACCCTTGATGCTGCT TTGCAGTATCCATTGGTGAACATGACCTCCACTGTGCTGTGTAATTCCTCTGGGGTCAGTCCAGATGTGGTAAAGGGAAAAGCATTGGTAGTGATGAGAGGAGACTGTGATTTCAGCCAGAAAGCTCTAGTTGCTCAGAGCCTCGGAGCTACAACTTTGCTCATTGCCAGCAGCAAATTATTG ATCACTCCATCAGCCAATGAGTCTGAGTATGCAAAGATCCATATTCCTCTGGCGCTCATGAGGTACAGAGACTTACTTGAAGCACAGCAG GTGTTTGGTGAAGTAATGCAGGTGAAGCTTTATGCTCCACCTCACTCAAAGATTGATGCAAGCATTGCAATCATGCTACTGATTGCCATTGTCACGGTCGCCTTGGGCGGCTACTGGAGCGGGGCATGTGAGAG AGACCGGTTAAAAGGTGTTGGggcagggggaggaggaggagagagcaaAGCAGACAGCGGAGAGCTTTTCCTGTACTCTCCTCTCAAAGTGGTCTTCTTTGTCGCCCTAATGTGTGGGATGCTGGTACTCATGTACTTCTTCTACAATGTCCTTG TTTACGTCATTATTGTCATATTCTGCCTGGCGTCTGCCTCTGCACTGTTCAGCTGTCTAGATGCAGTGATGGAAAAACTTGGTTGTGGCACTGGGAG CTTCTCTATCCGAAATTGCAACCTCTCAGTAAGGTCTCTCATACTGGCTGCTGTCTGCATTAGCATTGCTGTGGTCTGGGGAGTCTACAGGAATGAAGACAG ATGGATCTGGATCTTGCAGGACCTCCTTGGCATTGCTTTCTGCCTCAACTTCATGAAGACCATTTCACTGTCGAACTTCAAG ATCTGTGTGATTCTGCTGAGCCTCCTGCTTGTGTATGACGTATTCTTCGTTTTCATTACTCCTTTCTTTACGAAG AATGGAGTTAGCATCATGGTGCAGGTTGCCCTGGGCCCCGATGCATCAGGAGAGAAG ACGCAAGGTAACATGGTGGAAGTCCCCGCTGAACCCCAGGCTCCCTCTGAGAAA CTACCAGTGGTGATGCGTGTCCCACGGTTTTCAGCCTGGGCTCAGAACTTGTGCGGGATGCAGTTCTCCATTCTGGGTTATGGAGATATCATTGTTCCAG GTCTCCTGGTAGCCTACTGCAGCAGATTTGATGTTTGGATCAACAGCAGCAAGAAGATCTACTTTGTCAGCTGCTGCATAG CCTATCTGCTGGGAATGATAGTAACATTCGCTGTGATGCTGCTGTCAGGGATGGGCCAGCCTGCCCTACTCTATCTAGTGCCCTTCACCCTAATTACCTCCGCCGTGGTGGCCGGGTGCAGGGGAGAGATGAGGCAGTTCTGGGCTGGAACCACCTATGAG GTCTTGGACTCATCCAGGGAACCTTTGCTGCCAG AAGGGAGAACTGACTGTTCCGTAGGAGGAGAACGATGCTGA
- the sppl2a gene encoding signal peptide peptidase-like 2A isoform X3, whose translation MEIAVRIIILSVISLASQINCQEAILHISNGSTDREYCIVHNHSWTPLSETLDAALQYPLVNMTSTVLCNSSGVSPDVVKGKALVVMRGDCDFSQKALVAQSLGATTLLIASSKLLITPSANESEYAKIHIPLALMRYRDLLEAQQVFGEVMQVKLYAPPHSKIDASIAIMLLIAIVTVALGGYWSGACERDRLKGVGAGGGGGESKADSGELFLYSPLKVVFFVALMCGMLVLMYFFYNVLVYVIIVIFCLASASALFSCLDAVMEKLGCGTGSFSIRNCNLSVRSLILAAVCISIAVVWGVYRNEDRWIWILQDLLGIAFCLNFMKTISLSNFKICVILLSLLLVYDVFFVFITPFFTKNGVSIMVQVALGPDASGEKLPVVMRVPRFSAWAQNLCGMQFSILGYGDIIVPGLLVAYCSRFDVWINSSKKIYFVSCCIAYLLGMIVTFAVMLLSGMGQPALLYLVPFTLITSAVVAGCRGEMRQFWAGTTYEVLDSSREPLLPEGRTDCSVGGERC comes from the exons ATAAACTGCCAAGAGGCGATTTTGCACATTTCAAATGGAAGTACAGATAGGGAGTACTGCATTGTCCACAATCACTCCTGGACGCCCCTGTCAGAAACCCTTGATGCTGCT TTGCAGTATCCATTGGTGAACATGACCTCCACTGTGCTGTGTAATTCCTCTGGGGTCAGTCCAGATGTGGTAAAGGGAAAAGCATTGGTAGTGATGAGAGGAGACTGTGATTTCAGCCAGAAAGCTCTAGTTGCTCAGAGCCTCGGAGCTACAACTTTGCTCATTGCCAGCAGCAAATTATTG ATCACTCCATCAGCCAATGAGTCTGAGTATGCAAAGATCCATATTCCTCTGGCGCTCATGAGGTACAGAGACTTACTTGAAGCACAGCAG GTGTTTGGTGAAGTAATGCAGGTGAAGCTTTATGCTCCACCTCACTCAAAGATTGATGCAAGCATTGCAATCATGCTACTGATTGCCATTGTCACGGTCGCCTTGGGCGGCTACTGGAGCGGGGCATGTGAGAG AGACCGGTTAAAAGGTGTTGGggcagggggaggaggaggagagagcaaAGCAGACAGCGGAGAGCTTTTCCTGTACTCTCCTCTCAAAGTGGTCTTCTTTGTCGCCCTAATGTGTGGGATGCTGGTACTCATGTACTTCTTCTACAATGTCCTTG TTTACGTCATTATTGTCATATTCTGCCTGGCGTCTGCCTCTGCACTGTTCAGCTGTCTAGATGCAGTGATGGAAAAACTTGGTTGTGGCACTGGGAG CTTCTCTATCCGAAATTGCAACCTCTCAGTAAGGTCTCTCATACTGGCTGCTGTCTGCATTAGCATTGCTGTGGTCTGGGGAGTCTACAGGAATGAAGACAG ATGGATCTGGATCTTGCAGGACCTCCTTGGCATTGCTTTCTGCCTCAACTTCATGAAGACCATTTCACTGTCGAACTTCAAG ATCTGTGTGATTCTGCTGAGCCTCCTGCTTGTGTATGACGTATTCTTCGTTTTCATTACTCCTTTCTTTACGAAG AATGGAGTTAGCATCATGGTGCAGGTTGCCCTGGGCCCCGATGCATCAGGAGAGAAG CTACCAGTGGTGATGCGTGTCCCACGGTTTTCAGCCTGGGCTCAGAACTTGTGCGGGATGCAGTTCTCCATTCTGGGTTATGGAGATATCATTGTTCCAG GTCTCCTGGTAGCCTACTGCAGCAGATTTGATGTTTGGATCAACAGCAGCAAGAAGATCTACTTTGTCAGCTGCTGCATAG CCTATCTGCTGGGAATGATAGTAACATTCGCTGTGATGCTGCTGTCAGGGATGGGCCAGCCTGCCCTACTCTATCTAGTGCCCTTCACCCTAATTACCTCCGCCGTGGTGGCCGGGTGCAGGGGAGAGATGAGGCAGTTCTGGGCTGGAACCACCTATGAG GTCTTGGACTCATCCAGGGAACCTTTGCTGCCAG AAGGGAGAACTGACTGTTCCGTAGGAGGAGAACGATGCTGA
- the sppl2a gene encoding signal peptide peptidase-like 2A isoform X2 — MEIAVRIIILSVISLASQINCQEAILHISNGSTDREYCIVHNHSWTPLSETLDAALQYPLVNMTSTVLCNSSGVSPDVVKGKALVVMRGDCDFSQKALVAQSLGATTLLIASSKLLITPSANESEYAKIHIPLALMRYRDLLEAQQVFGEVMQVKLYAPPHSKIDASIAIMLLIAIVTVALGGYWSGACERDRLKGVGAGGGGGESKADSGELFLYSPLKVVFFVALMCGMLVLMYFFYNVLVYVIIVIFCLASASALFSCLDAVMEKLGCGTGSFSIRNCNLSVRSLILAAVCISIAVVWGVYRNEDRWIWILQDLLGIAFCLNFMKTISLSNFKICVILLSLLLVYDVFFVFITPFFTKNGVSIMVQVALGPDASGEKTQGNMVEVPAEPQAPSEKLPVVMRVPRFSAWAQNLCGMQFSILGYGDIIVPGLLVAYCSRFDVWINSSKKIYFVSCCIAYLLGMIVTFAVMLLSGMGQPALLYLVPFTLITSAVVAGCRGEMRQFWAGTTYEKGELTVP, encoded by the exons ATAAACTGCCAAGAGGCGATTTTGCACATTTCAAATGGAAGTACAGATAGGGAGTACTGCATTGTCCACAATCACTCCTGGACGCCCCTGTCAGAAACCCTTGATGCTGCT TTGCAGTATCCATTGGTGAACATGACCTCCACTGTGCTGTGTAATTCCTCTGGGGTCAGTCCAGATGTGGTAAAGGGAAAAGCATTGGTAGTGATGAGAGGAGACTGTGATTTCAGCCAGAAAGCTCTAGTTGCTCAGAGCCTCGGAGCTACAACTTTGCTCATTGCCAGCAGCAAATTATTG ATCACTCCATCAGCCAATGAGTCTGAGTATGCAAAGATCCATATTCCTCTGGCGCTCATGAGGTACAGAGACTTACTTGAAGCACAGCAG GTGTTTGGTGAAGTAATGCAGGTGAAGCTTTATGCTCCACCTCACTCAAAGATTGATGCAAGCATTGCAATCATGCTACTGATTGCCATTGTCACGGTCGCCTTGGGCGGCTACTGGAGCGGGGCATGTGAGAG AGACCGGTTAAAAGGTGTTGGggcagggggaggaggaggagagagcaaAGCAGACAGCGGAGAGCTTTTCCTGTACTCTCCTCTCAAAGTGGTCTTCTTTGTCGCCCTAATGTGTGGGATGCTGGTACTCATGTACTTCTTCTACAATGTCCTTG TTTACGTCATTATTGTCATATTCTGCCTGGCGTCTGCCTCTGCACTGTTCAGCTGTCTAGATGCAGTGATGGAAAAACTTGGTTGTGGCACTGGGAG CTTCTCTATCCGAAATTGCAACCTCTCAGTAAGGTCTCTCATACTGGCTGCTGTCTGCATTAGCATTGCTGTGGTCTGGGGAGTCTACAGGAATGAAGACAG ATGGATCTGGATCTTGCAGGACCTCCTTGGCATTGCTTTCTGCCTCAACTTCATGAAGACCATTTCACTGTCGAACTTCAAG ATCTGTGTGATTCTGCTGAGCCTCCTGCTTGTGTATGACGTATTCTTCGTTTTCATTACTCCTTTCTTTACGAAG AATGGAGTTAGCATCATGGTGCAGGTTGCCCTGGGCCCCGATGCATCAGGAGAGAAG ACGCAAGGTAACATGGTGGAAGTCCCCGCTGAACCCCAGGCTCCCTCTGAGAAA CTACCAGTGGTGATGCGTGTCCCACGGTTTTCAGCCTGGGCTCAGAACTTGTGCGGGATGCAGTTCTCCATTCTGGGTTATGGAGATATCATTGTTCCAG GTCTCCTGGTAGCCTACTGCAGCAGATTTGATGTTTGGATCAACAGCAGCAAGAAGATCTACTTTGTCAGCTGCTGCATAG CCTATCTGCTGGGAATGATAGTAACATTCGCTGTGATGCTGCTGTCAGGGATGGGCCAGCCTGCCCTACTCTATCTAGTGCCCTTCACCCTAATTACCTCCGCCGTGGTGGCCGGGTGCAGGGGAGAGATGAGGCAGTTCTGGGCTGGAACCACCTATGAG AAGGGAGAACTGACTGTTCCGTAG